One Brassica napus cultivar Da-Ae chromosome C4, Da-Ae, whole genome shotgun sequence genomic region harbors:
- the LOC125585855 gene encoding uncharacterized mitochondrial protein AtMg00810-like: MVLVYVDDLIVSASNQTLLASFKTYMNKCFHMKDLGISKYFLGLELARSRTGIYLCQRKYTLGILEETGLLASKPATFPVEQNHRLALDKGPDFKNVAAYRRLIGRLIYLAVTRPDLSYSVHILSQFMQKPKHAHWDAALRVVRYLKGNPGQGILLRAHTDLHLTAWCDSDWNGCPVTRRSLTGWYITLGGSSISWKTQKQPNISRSSCEVEYRAMYFTVQEIMGINNLLRAFGIPLNKPTPLHCDSKSAIYLAANPVFHERMKHVENDCYFIRYEIVKGTIATKHVSTHTQLADIFTKALGQKEFHEFLSKLGVLDLHSPT; encoded by the coding sequence ATGGTGCTCGTTTATGTGGATGATCTGATTGTCTCTGCAAGTAACCAGACACTTCTTGCTTCATTTAAAACTTATATGAACAAATGCTTTCATATGAAGGATTTAGGTATTTCCAAATACTTTCTTGGACTTGAACTCGCAAGGAGTCGTACTGGTATTTATCTCtgccaaaggaagtatactctTGGGATCTTAGAAGAAACAGGTCTTCTTGCATCTAAACCTGCTACGTTTCCAGTTGAGCAGAATCATCGTCTAGCCTTGGACAAAGGtccagattttaaaaatgttgcCGCTTATAGAAGACTCATTGGAAGGCTCATCTATCTGGCTGTGACTCGTCCTGATCTCTCTTACTCTGTTCACATACTGTCTCAGTTTATGCAAAAACCAAAACATGCTCATTGGGACGCAGCGCTCCGAGTTGTTCGTTATCTTAAGGGAAATCCAGGGCAAGGTATTTTGTTGCGAGCTCACACCGACTTACATCTTACGGCTTGGTGCGACTCGGACTGGAATGGATGTCCTGTTACTCGTCGCTCTCTTACTGGTTGGTACATTACTCTTGGTGGCTCTTCGATCTCTTGGAAGACACAAAAGCAACCAAACATCTCTCGTTCGAGCTGTGAAGTTGAATATCGTGCGATGTATTTCACGGTTCAGGAAATTATGGGAATCAACAACTTATTGCGCGCATTTGGTATCCCACTTAATAAACCTACTCCTCTCCATTGTGATAGTAAGTCTGCTATCTACCTTGCTGCTAACCCGGTCTTTCACGAACGTATGAAACACGTGGAGAATGATTGCTATTTTATACGTTACGAGATTGTCAAAGGCACCATTGCAACGAAGCATGTTTCGACTCATACGCAACTAGCAGATATTTTTACCAAGGCCCTTGGACAAAAGGAGTTTCACGAGTTTCTATCCAAGTTGGGAGTTCTTGATCTTCACTCTCCAActtga
- the LOC106391421 gene encoding protein NUCLEAR FUSION DEFECTIVE 4 — MGSEIHSSGETVRFLIHFFNGRWFMVFASFLIMACAGATYLFGTYSKDIKSTLGYDQTTLNLLGFFKDLGANVGVMSGLIAEVTPTWFVLVIGSAMNFVGYFMIWLTVTGKVAKPRVWQMCLYICIGANSQNFANTGALVTCVKNFPESRGVMLGLLKGYVGLSGAIFTQLYFAIYGNDSKSLILLIAWLPAVVSLVFVYSIREKKVVRQRNEINVFYNFLYISIFLALFLMAMNIAEKQVHFTKAAYIASATICCVLLFVPLTVAVKQEIEVWNMKKLAEEEPSEVKIEKPEKDIDHLKEDGEKKEMKSCLLTVFDPPPRGEDYTILQALLSLDMIILFLATFCGLGSSLTALDNLGQIGESLGYPNHAVSSFVSLVSIWNYFGRVFSGFVSEYLLAKHKLPRPLMMTLVLLLSCAGHLLIAFPVPGSVYIASILMGFSFGAQLPLLFAIISELFGLKYFSTLFNCGQLASPLGSYILNVRVTGMLYDREAMKQLTARGLTRKDVKDLTCLGSQCYKLPFVILAAVTFFGALVSLGLAIRTRKFYKGDIYKKFRDSHESDESAMVSDSRKS, encoded by the coding sequence ATGGGTAGCGAGATTCATTCATCCGGCGAGACCGTACGGTTCTTGATTCATTTTTTCAATGGAAGATGGTTCATGGTGTTTGCTTCGTTCCTCATCATGGCTTGCGCTGGAGCCACTTACCTCTTCGGGACTTACTCTAAAGATATCAAATCCACGCTCGGTTACGACCAGACAACGTTGAACCTGTTAGGTTTCTTTAAAGATCTCGGAGCTAACGTGGGAGTCATGTCCGGACTCATAGCCGAGGTCACGCCGACTTGGTTCGTCCTCGTCATCGGCTCCGCCATGAACTTCGTCGGCTACTTCATGATCTGGCTCACCGTAACGGGGAAAGTAGCGAAACCGAGAGTTTGGCAAATGTGTCTCTACATTTGCATAGGAGCAAACTCTCAGAACTTTGCAAACACAGGAGCTTTGGTTACTTGCGTCAAGAACTTCCCCGAGAGCAGAGGAGTCATGCTTGGTTTGCTTAAAGGTTACGTTGGGTTAAGCGGAGCGATATTTACGCAGCTTTACTTTGCTATTTACGGTAACGATTCCAAGTCTTTGATTCTGTTGATCGCGTGGCTACCCGCTGTGGTCTCCCTTGTGTTTGTGTATTCCATAAGAGAGAAGAAAGTTGTGAGGCAGAGGAATGAGATCAACGTGTTTTACAACTTCCTCTACATCTCAATCTTCTTGGCCTTGTTCCTCATGGCTATGAACATCGCTGAGAAGCAAGTTCATTTCACCAAGGCCGCTTACATCGCAAGCGCTACCATATGCTGCGTCTTGCTCTTTGTGCCTCTAACGGTTGCGGTTAAGCAAGAGATCGAAGTGTGGAACATGAAGAAGCTGGCTGAGGAGGAGCCTAGCGAGGTCAAGATTGAGAAACCCGAAAAGGACATTGATCATCTCAAGGAGGATGGAgaaaagaaggagatgaaatCTTGTTTGTTGACGGTTTTCGATCCGCCGCCAAGAGGGGAAGACTACACAATACTACAAGCATTGTTAAGCCTCGACATGATCATCCTTTTTCTAGCGACTTTCTGCGGTTTAGGATCGAGCTTGACGGCCTTAGACAACCTAGGACAAATAGGTGAATCACTCGGTTATCCGAACCACGCGGTTAGCTCTTTTGTCTCTTTGGTCAGCATATGGAACTACTTCGGTCGAGTGTTCTCTGGTTTTGTCTCTGAATACTTGCTCGCCAAGCATAAACTACCCCGACCGCTCATGATGACACTAGTCCTCTTACTAAGCTGCGCGGGCCACCTTCTCATCGCCTTCCCGGTACCAGGCTCGGTATACATAGCGTCCATTCTAATGGGATTCTCTTTCGGCGCGCAGCTTCCTTTGCTCTTTGCCATCATCTCGGAACTATTCGGGCTCAAGTACTTCTCCACGTTGTTCAACTGCGGACAGCTTGCTAGCCCGCTTGGATCTTACATCTTGAACGTTCGCGTCACGGGAATGCTTTACGATAGAGAGGCCATGAAGCAGTTGACGGCTCGAGGGCTAACTCGAAAAGATGTGAAAGACTTGACTTGCTTAGGGAGCCAGTGTTATAAATTGCCGTTTGTGATTTTGGCTGCGGTGACGTTCTTTGGAGCGCTTGTGTCTTTGGGTCTAGCGATAAGGACGAGAAAGTTTTACAAAGGTGATATTTACAAGAAATTTAGGGACAGTCATGAGTCCGACGAGTCTGCAATGGTGTCTGACTCGAGAAAGTCTTGa